One part of the Microbulbifer sp. THAF38 genome encodes these proteins:
- a CDS encoding sensor histidine kinase, translated as MSLPRPPGIISQKIRKTDINNKDSALAGQVPFLPDLCSVTALAVLVLMGELLALVLVLALDGLRDFSWQRLGLVSLVIQWVILPCAAVLCRLRPYLAKLPHKHAGAISFIAVLGVLGLVMGGQRYVRAQLLQADFDWWGLASDCLLGAICAGVVLRYAYLQQQLYNQQQAELGARIEALQSRIRPHFLFNSMNSLASLIAVDPDRAERLVEDLCVLFRASLADPKLVPLSQEIQLSQRYLEIEALRLGERLQQQWQQQGALEDIQVPSMLLQPLLENAVLHGVAQLREGGTIKVAAKTEDGALRIDIENPLPAETVRSTRESNGMAVENIRQRLAAYYGDRFRFTAGRVNGHYRVNLQLPLFPREVVQRETKPAINSSRDTEVME; from the coding sequence ATGTCACTTCCCAGGCCGCCGGGCATTATATCGCAGAAAATTCGAAAAACTGACATCAATAACAAGGATTCTGCGCTTGCTGGGCAGGTGCCTTTCCTGCCGGATTTGTGCAGTGTTACCGCACTGGCTGTACTGGTATTGATGGGGGAACTACTGGCGCTGGTGCTGGTACTCGCCTTGGATGGGCTGCGCGACTTCAGTTGGCAGCGTCTTGGCTTGGTGTCCCTGGTGATTCAGTGGGTGATATTGCCCTGCGCCGCCGTGCTTTGCCGACTGCGCCCCTATCTAGCCAAATTACCCCACAAACATGCCGGCGCTATCAGCTTTATTGCGGTGTTGGGCGTGCTTGGGTTGGTAATGGGGGGGCAGCGCTATGTGCGTGCTCAATTGCTGCAGGCAGATTTCGACTGGTGGGGCCTGGCCAGCGACTGCCTGCTGGGGGCTATCTGCGCCGGGGTGGTATTGCGCTACGCCTATTTACAGCAGCAGCTGTACAACCAGCAACAGGCGGAGCTGGGTGCGCGTATTGAGGCGTTGCAGTCGCGCATACGGCCGCATTTTTTGTTTAACAGCATGAATAGCCTGGCCAGCCTGATCGCGGTAGACCCGGACCGCGCTGAGCGTCTGGTGGAAGATTTGTGCGTGTTGTTTCGGGCCAGCCTGGCCGACCCAAAGCTGGTGCCGCTGTCGCAGGAAATACAATTGTCCCAACGCTACCTGGAGATTGAGGCCCTGCGCTTGGGCGAGCGTTTGCAGCAGCAATGGCAGCAACAGGGTGCTCTGGAGGATATACAGGTACCCAGTATGTTGTTGCAGCCCCTACTTGAAAATGCCGTTCTGCACGGTGTGGCTCAGCTGCGTGAGGGCGGAACAATTAAAGTGGCCGCAAAAACCGAAGACGGCGCATTGCGTATTGATATTGAAAACCCACTTCCGGCGGAAACTGTGCGTTCCACCAGGGAAAGCAACGGTATGGCGGTGGAGAATATTCGCCAGCGCCTTGCGGCCTATTACGGTGATCGCTTCAGGTTTACCGCCGGTCGGGTGAATGGCCACTACAGGGTAAACCTACAACTACCCTTATTTCCCCGGGAAGTGGTTCAGCGTGAAACAAAACCAGCCATAAATTCCAGTAGAGACACTGAGGTGATGGAGTGA
- a CDS encoding LytTR family DNA-binding domain-containing protein, which yields MTQLRVLIVDDEPLARARLQRQLPTIENCIPVGEAADIDSALIQVQILDPDLVLLDIEMPGGSGLELAQQLSTRECPPAIIFCTAHDEFALPAFATAAVGYLLKPVSVEQLSQALVKVQRLNKPQQKLVNSDEKDPGRSRIKAVSRMGVELLEVDSIRCLVADSKYVVAHHPGGETILDESLKELESEFGDRFVRVHRSALVAVAFITGLRRDGANYRVELEGVTQAPLVSRRMLSSVKSLITEIC from the coding sequence GTGACCCAGTTGCGAGTTTTGATCGTCGATGATGAACCCCTGGCCCGCGCGCGCCTGCAGCGGCAGTTGCCTACAATCGAAAACTGCATTCCGGTAGGTGAGGCGGCGGATATTGATTCCGCACTGATACAGGTGCAGATACTGGACCCGGATCTGGTATTGCTCGACATAGAAATGCCCGGCGGCAGTGGCTTGGAATTGGCCCAGCAACTTTCCACCCGCGAGTGCCCACCAGCGATAATTTTTTGTACCGCTCACGATGAGTTCGCCCTGCCGGCTTTCGCTACTGCTGCAGTGGGTTATCTGCTCAAGCCGGTTAGTGTTGAACAGCTGAGCCAAGCGCTGGTAAAGGTGCAGCGCCTCAATAAACCCCAACAAAAGCTTGTCAATAGTGACGAGAAGGATCCTGGTCGCAGCCGTATCAAAGCGGTGAGCCGTATGGGGGTGGAGCTGCTGGAAGTGGACAGCATTCGCTGTTTGGTTGCCGACAGCAAATATGTGGTGGCCCATCACCCTGGTGGCGAGACGATCCTTGATGAGTCATTAAAAGAGTTGGAAAGCGAATTTGGTGATCGCTTTGTACGAGTACATCGCAGTGCATTGGTGGCAGTAGCGTTTATTACAGGCCTACGTAGAGATGGAGCGAATTATCGGGTGGAGCTAGAGGGGGTAACGCAGGCACCACTGGTAAGCCGGCGTATGCTGTCTTCGGTTAAATCGCTGATTACCGAGATATGTTGA
- a CDS encoding PilT/PilU family type 4a pilus ATPase has translation MDIERLLQLVVEKGASDLFITAGVPPSIKLHGRVVPCSSSALTPEKARELVVGTMNEKQRREFAEKKELNFAIAVRNVGRFRVSAFFQRNLVGMVLRRIETKIPTIDGLGLPDVLKDLAMTKRGLIIFVGATGTGKSTSLASMIGHRNENTKGHIITIEDPIEFIHQHRGCIVTQREVGLDTDSFEIALKNTLRQAPDVILIGEVRSRETMEHAIAFAETGHLCLCTLHANNANQALDRIIHFFPADRHQQLFMDLSLNLKAMVAQQLVPTPDGDGRRACLEIMINTPLMSDLVRKGQVHKMKELMKRSGEQGMQTFDQALYELYDRGEITYEDALAHADSANDLRLMIKLKSESDAEYLNSAAGELSLQNDSEYGDGGPQLY, from the coding sequence ATGGATATAGAAAGACTCCTACAGCTGGTGGTAGAGAAAGGTGCATCGGATCTGTTTATCACCGCCGGTGTACCGCCTTCCATCAAACTGCACGGCCGCGTGGTGCCTTGCAGCAGCAGTGCACTCACTCCAGAAAAGGCACGCGAGCTGGTGGTGGGCACCATGAATGAGAAACAGCGTCGTGAGTTCGCCGAAAAAAAGGAATTAAACTTCGCCATCGCAGTGCGCAACGTAGGTCGTTTCCGGGTGTCGGCTTTCTTCCAGCGCAACTTGGTGGGTATGGTGCTGCGACGCATCGAAACAAAAATCCCCACCATTGACGGCCTCGGCCTGCCGGATGTACTCAAAGATCTGGCCATGACCAAGCGCGGGCTGATCATTTTTGTGGGCGCCACCGGTACCGGTAAATCCACCTCCCTGGCCTCGATGATCGGTCACCGCAATGAGAACACCAAGGGTCATATCATCACCATTGAGGACCCGATCGAATTTATTCACCAGCATCGCGGCTGTATTGTGACCCAGCGCGAAGTGGGTCTGGACACCGACTCCTTCGAAATCGCTCTGAAGAACACCCTGCGTCAGGCGCCGGATGTCATTCTGATTGGTGAGGTGCGCTCTCGCGAGACGATGGAACACGCCATTGCCTTCGCCGAGACCGGTCACCTGTGCCTGTGTACACTGCACGCCAACAATGCCAACCAGGCCCTCGACCGGATCATTCACTTCTTCCCGGCAGACCGTCACCAACAGCTGTTTATGGATCTATCCCTGAACCTTAAGGCCATGGTCGCCCAGCAGCTGGTGCCAACACCGGATGGCGACGGCCGCCGCGCCTGTCTGGAAATTATGATCAATACACCGCTGATGTCAGACCTAGTGCGCAAAGGCCAGGTGCACAAGATGAAGGAGTTGATGAAACGCTCCGGCGAACAGGGCATGCAGACCTTCGACCAGGCCCTGTACGAACTCTACGATCGCGGCGAAATTACTTACGAGGACGCCCTCGCCCACGCCGACTCCGCCAACGACTTGCGCCTGATGATCAAGCTCAAATCGGAATCCGATGCAGAGTATTTGAATAGCGCCGCCGGTGAGTTGAGTTTGCAAAATGACTCTGAGTACGGCGATGGTGGACCGCAGCTTTACTAA
- a CDS encoding type IV pilus twitching motility protein PilT produces MDITELLAFSAKQNASDLHLSAGLPPMIRVDGDVRRINLPAMEHKQVHGLIYEIMNDKQRKDYEEFLETDFSFEVPGVARFRVNAFNHNRGAGAVFRTIPSRVLTMEDLGMGQVFKQISDTPRGLVLVTGPTGSGKSTTLAAMMDYINDNKYEHILTIEDPIEFVHESKKCLVNQREVHRDTHGFAEALRSALREDPDIILVGEMRDLETIRLALTAAETGHLVFGTLHTTSAAKTIDRVVDVFPAQEKAMVRSMLSESLQAVISQTLLKKNGGGRVAAHEIMRGTPAIRNLIREDKIAQMYSAIQTGASVGMQTMDQCLEDLVARRIVSREVAREKAKMPENF; encoded by the coding sequence ATGGATATCACTGAACTCCTCGCCTTCAGCGCCAAACAAAACGCTTCGGACCTGCACCTCTCCGCAGGCCTGCCGCCGATGATCCGTGTGGATGGCGATGTGCGCCGTATCAACCTGCCGGCCATGGAACACAAGCAGGTGCACGGCCTGATCTACGAGATCATGAACGACAAGCAACGCAAGGACTACGAAGAATTTCTCGAGACCGACTTCTCTTTCGAGGTGCCCGGTGTAGCGCGCTTTCGTGTGAACGCCTTTAACCACAATCGCGGTGCCGGTGCAGTATTTCGGACCATTCCCTCCAGGGTTTTAACCATGGAGGATCTGGGCATGGGCCAAGTTTTCAAACAGATCTCCGATACTCCGCGCGGCCTGGTCTTGGTCACAGGGCCCACCGGCTCTGGTAAGTCCACCACCCTCGCCGCGATGATGGACTATATCAACGACAACAAATACGAGCATATCCTCACCATTGAGGATCCCATCGAATTCGTGCACGAATCCAAAAAATGCCTGGTGAACCAGCGCGAAGTGCATAGAGATACCCACGGCTTCGCAGAAGCATTGCGCTCGGCCCTGCGTGAAGACCCGGATATCATTCTGGTGGGTGAGATGCGTGACCTGGAAACTATTCGCCTGGCATTGACCGCAGCGGAAACCGGCCACTTGGTATTCGGCACCCTGCACACCACCTCCGCCGCCAAAACTATCGACCGGGTGGTGGATGTGTTCCCGGCGCAGGAAAAAGCCATGGTGCGTTCCATGCTATCGGAATCCCTGCAGGCGGTAATCTCGCAGACACTGCTGAAGAAAAACGGCGGTGGCCGTGTCGCCGCCCACGAAATCATGCGCGGCACCCCGGCAATCCGCAACCTGATCCGCGAAGACAAAATCGCGCAGATGTACTCCGCCATCCAGACCGGTGCCAGCGTCGGTATGCAGACCATGGACCAGTGCCTGGAAGACTTGGTGGCTCGCCGTATCGTCAGCCGCGAAGTCGCGCGGGAAAAAGCCAAGATGCCGGAAAACTTCTAA
- a CDS encoding YggS family pyridoxal phosphate-dependent enzyme yields MRKATIVENLNAVGERIVTCCNNCDRDPAEITLLAVSKTRPAEDLRIAYAAGQRHFGENYLQEALEKQDALQDLDIHWHFIGPLQSNKSRAVAERFDWMHTVDRLKIAQRLSSQRPANLAPLNICLQVKIDNEQSKSGIAPQDLETLAREVVQLPGLRLRGLMAIPAARQNVQEQYEPFAEMARLLQSLQELFPDEALDTLSMGMSADMEAAIACGATIVRIGTDIFGARNYSE; encoded by the coding sequence ATGCGCAAAGCGACAATCGTCGAAAACCTGAATGCAGTAGGTGAGCGGATTGTGACCTGCTGCAACAACTGCGATCGCGATCCTGCAGAAATCACTCTGCTGGCGGTTTCCAAAACCCGCCCGGCGGAGGATTTGCGCATCGCTTATGCGGCCGGCCAGCGTCACTTTGGCGAAAACTATTTGCAGGAAGCCCTGGAAAAACAGGATGCCTTACAAGATCTGGATATCCACTGGCATTTTATCGGGCCCTTGCAGTCGAATAAGTCTCGCGCAGTAGCCGAGCGCTTTGATTGGATGCATACGGTGGATCGTCTGAAGATCGCCCAGCGTCTGTCATCCCAGCGACCAGCTAACTTGGCTCCCCTCAATATTTGCCTGCAGGTCAAAATCGATAATGAGCAGAGCAAGTCTGGCATAGCCCCACAGGATTTGGAGACACTGGCGCGGGAAGTGGTGCAATTGCCCGGGCTGCGCCTGCGCGGTTTGATGGCGATTCCTGCGGCTCGCCAAAACGTACAAGAACAGTACGAGCCTTTTGCTGAGATGGCGCGCTTGCTGCAGTCTCTGCAAGAGTTATTTCCCGATGAGGCGCTGGATACACTTTCTATGGGGATGTCTGCCGATATGGAAGCGGCGATTGCCTGCGGCGCGACCATTGTGCGCATCGGCACAGATATTTTTGGCGCACGCAATTACTCTGAGTGA